From the genome of Chanos chanos chromosome 5, fChaCha1.1, whole genome shotgun sequence, one region includes:
- the dkk1b gene encoding dickkopf-related protein 1b: MSPVVLFSTVSLLLVCYSAVTFGSSVLLNSNAIKMIPGVASSNHPVSAIPEEPTVDDGNQNLAIDTMQPLICMADEECGDEEFCLLSRGTCLQCKRRRKRCIRDAMCCPGNHCSNGVCLPNDHEMVQQGEVEEFNSLGMPNEENTTAALQPKVTSQSLPQNVKGLEGENCLRSSDCAEGLCCARHFWSKICKPVLKEGQVCTKHRRKGTHSLEIFQRCDCGVGLSCRTQRGDHGSKSSRSLHTCQKL; the protein is encoded by the exons ATGTCTCCAGTTGTATTGTTTTCCACCGTGAGTCTTTTGCTTGTCTGCTACTCCGCAGTGACCTTTGGAAGTTCTGTTTTATTGAACTCAAACGCCATTAAAATGATTCCAGGAGTAGCAAGCTCCAATCACCCGGTTAGTGCGATCCCGGAGGAGCCCACAGTCGACGACGGCAATCAGAACTTGGCAATTGACACTATGCAG CCTCTAATTTGCATGGCTGACGAGGAGTGCGGCGACGAGGAGTTCTGCTTGTTGTCTCGTGGCACGTGTCTTCAGTGCAAGAGACGCAGGAAACGCTGTATCCGGGACGCTATGTGCTGCCCTGGCAACCACTGTAGCAATG GAGTTTGCTTGCCAAATGATCATGAAATGGTTCAGCAAGGTGAAGTGGAAGAGTTTAACTCTCTTGGGATGCCAAATGAGGAGAACACTACAGCGGCACTGCAACCCAAAGTGACTTCTCAGAGTCTGCCACAAAATGTCAAAG GTCTAGAGGGCGAGAATTGTCTGAGATCCTCAGACTGTGCAGAAGGACTTTGCTGTGCGCGCCATTTCTGGTCCAAAATCTGCAAACCTGTCCTGAAAGAGGGTCAGGTCTGTACTAAACACAGGAGGAAAGGTACCCACAGTTTGGAGATATTCCAGCGTTGCGATTGTGGGGTTGGTCTCTCATGTAGAACACAAAGAGGTGACCACGGCAGCAAGTCCTCTCGGAGTCTTCACACGTGCCAGAAACTTTGA